One region of Cottoperca gobio chromosome 19, fCotGob3.1, whole genome shotgun sequence genomic DNA includes:
- the LOC115024940 gene encoding leucine-rich repeat-containing protein 51-like: protein MYGPPVDLSFKDICHVTGALSEAPRSGLRPITANSEGKYLSRCLRLNNNSISDVVGLQHVLDHFLAQPSKLGWLDLSFNKITNIDPVLCELRELRVLYLHGNHLWNLSEVDKLRELQHLHTITLHGNAMGNNRNYRYHVVLALPQLKKMDFNAITREERVLANACPQ from the exons ATGTACGGCCCTCCGGTGGATCTATCATTTAAAGATATCTGTCATGTTACAG GTGCGCTGTCTGAGGCACCCCGAAGTGGCTTGCGGCCGATAACCGCAAACTCAGAAGGGAAGTACCTGAGCCGCTGTTTGCGTCTCAATAACAACAGCATCTCCGACGTCGTTGGCCTCCAGCACGTGCTCGACCACTTTCTGGCTCAACCGTCGAAGCTCGGCTGGCTGGACCTCTCGTttaacaaaatcacaaacataGACCCG GTTTTGTGCGAGCTGCGTGAACTGCGTGTGTTGTACCTTCATGGCAACCACCTCTGGAACCTGTCAGAGGTAGACAAGCTGAGGGAGCTGCAGCATCTTCACACCATCACGCTACATGGAAATGCCATGGGAAATAACAGAAACTACAG gtacCATGTGGTTTTGGCCCTGCCTCAGCTGAAGAAGATGGATTTCAACGCTATAACACGCGAGGAGCGAGTTTTGGCAAACGCTTGCCCTCAGTGA